The genomic interval GGGCAAGTTTGGTCTTTGCCGGGTTTGGTCTTGCCTTTGGCTACCTGTGGGGGATTGGTGCGGTGAGCGCGGGGGCATCTGCCCATGAGGGACCGAATTATTACGCTGCTGTTGCCGAATTGGAACAGCCCAAACCGCGCCCTGTCCGCCAACTGCGCGAACAGGTGACAAAAGCGCTCCCCAACATTTTGGCACATGTCCAGCCGATGATTCGCCCAATAGTGATTACCCTCGGCGTGATCACGCTCGTTACGGGAGCGATCTTCTTCGTGGCGCTCAACCCAATTGTCCCTGTCTCCCGCGCCCAGACCTATAACACAGCAGCCAGCGCCACCCAACTGACGGGGGAAAAGCTGATCACCTTCCTTGTCTTTGGCGGGGTAATCATCGGCGCAATTGTCAGTTTGGCGGCGTTACTTGCCGTTGGGATCAGTGTTTTAAACCGTAACGTGAATGTGGCGAAAAAAGAGCAGGTAGTTCCGGCAAATATCAAAGGGACGAAACTTGCCCGTTTGGGAAATTTTGCCCTCGATTGGGTGCGTGACATTCTGAACGGTGTTACCAGCGTTTTCCGAGGATAAGAGGACTTTGACCACACAAATTCAATCGCGGACAATGCCCCGGTGGGTTATCACCGGGCTGCAAATCGGTTTGTTTGTCACCTTATTAACAATCAGCGCAAAAATTCGCTTAACCATTCCCGGCACGCCCATCCCCATCACCATGCAAACACTCGCCGTCTTGCTGACGGGGATGATTTTGGGTCCGGTGAAGGGTGCGGCGGCAGTGATCGCCTACGTCGGCTTGATCTGGCGGGGAGTCCCGCTGGATGCGAACGGGTTGGGCGCGGCGGCGCTGATCAGCCCCACAGCGGGCTACCTGATCGGCTTCATGCCCGCCGCCTTCCTCGCTGGGATTGGTTGGCAGGCGAAAGGGTGGCAGCGGTTCTTCAATGCGCTTGGCTTTGGGCTGATCGCCGTCGTCGTCATCTTTGCCTTTGGTTGGTTGGGGTTGTTCACCCTTATGGGCGCGGCGGATAAGGCGTTCATGGCGGGGGTTATCCCCTTCGTCTTTATTGATTTTGGGAAGGCGCTGCTTGCCGCTGCCCTCGTCACGTTGGGGCGGGAATCATGGGCGCGGTGGTTTGGGGCGGAACTATCGTAGTGGGGGTAATTCCTCATTCCCTAGTAGACCATCAAGAAGGTACCCATAGAAAGAAACAGCCCTCACCCCCTCGCCCACAGAATTTCTTCCCTTTCTCCGCGTGCGGGGAAAGGGGTTCTTTTAGAAATCACTGTGGCGGACTACTAGTTCCCGGACAAACCCTTTAGGGCGGGGTGATCCATCCTAGCCCGTCCCCGTTTAGGGGCGGGCGCGGGGTTAAACCGGTAGTCACCGATCATCACGGTGTGACGATCTGCCCGCTGTTCACCGTCCAGACGGTTGCCTTCGCCAAAAACCCCTTTGTAAAAATATCGGGTTCTGTCGTCGTCAGGATGGACTGCCCCGCCCCGTCGATTCGCTCTAAGAGGAAAGCGCGGCGGCGTCCGTCCAATTCGGCAATAAATTCATCCAGCAGCAGCACGGGGCATTCTCCCGTCACCTGTTCCATCCAGCCCATCTCTGCCAATTTGATCGCCAAAACCGCCGTGCGTGCCTGCCCTCGTGAGCCATACAGCCCCAGATCGCGCCCATTGACCATAAAGCGCAGTTCGTCCCGTTGTGGACCGACAAGGGTCATGCCGCGCTGGATTTCTTCACGGCGGAGACTGGACAAAGCCTCTTTGTATTGGGGGGCAATCTCGGCGGGCGTTAGTTGGCGATGAATATCCAGCCCTAACACGTTGAAGGAAAGCTGCCCGTCGCCTTTTCCGGTGGGCTGAAAACTCGGCTGATAGATCAGTTCGAGTGTTTCGTCGCCGCCTGTCAGTTGGCGGTGAACCTGTTGGGCAAGCAGTTCAAGCTCACGCAGCAGCCGCTGTCGCCCACTGATCATGATACTCCCCGCCGCGACCAATTTATCGTCCCAAAACGGAAGTTCACTGGCGCTGGCTTGGCGCTCCCCAATCCGCCGCAAGAGGGCGTTGCGCTGTTGGAGCGCTTTATCAAAGGTTTGAAGTGCCTCGGCATAGGTGGAGTCTACCTGCGCAAGGGTGATGTTCACATAGCGGCGGCGATCCGTTGGCGACCCTTCGATCAGGGCGAGGTCTTGCGGC from Anaerolineales bacterium carries:
- the recF gene encoding DNA replication/repair protein RecF, encoding MHLQHLSLTNFRLYSRLELTLPTGAILVCGANAQGKTSLIESIYYLATARSPWTSSDRQLLNWRAENDPLPHSRITADVLGKGKTITRIDITIYRDSTAKDADGSPRFRKEIKVNGVKRRVVDLMGSITVVMFLPQDLALIEGSPTDRRRYVNITLAQVDSTYAEALQTFDKALQQRNALLRRIGERQASASELPFWDDKLVAAGSIMISGRQRLLRELELLAQQVHRQLTGGDETLELIYQPSFQPTGKGDGQLSFNVLGLDIHRQLTPAEIAPQYKEALSSLRREEIQRGMTLVGPQRDELRFMVNGRDLGLYGSRGQARTAVLAIKLAEMGWMEQVTGECPVLLLDEFIAELDGRRRAFLLERIDGAGQSILTTTEPDIFTKGFLAKATVWTVNSGQIVTP
- a CDS encoding biotin transporter BioY is translated as MTTQIQSRTMPRWVITGLQIGLFVTLLTISAKIRLTIPGTPIPITMQTLAVLLTGMILGPVKGAAAVIAYVGLIWRGVPLDANGLGAAALISPTAGYLIGFMPAAFLAGIGWQAKGWQRFFNALGFGLIAVVVIFAFGWLGLFTLMGAADKAFMAGVIPFVFIDFGKALLAAALVTLGRESWARWFGAELS